Proteins found in one Mytilus edulis chromosome 2, xbMytEdul2.2, whole genome shotgun sequence genomic segment:
- the LOC139510683 gene encoding C-type lectin domain family 5 member A-like: MLLLSLVLLIINTRPADANMGMTFQFIPDISILLSSQTSTFLCQKESNQRHDCFLQCFNIPECLSVLTTHESCYCNTDLTPNSTYHQSDTQLYVKRPANECMERGYIYHKGLCLRKSTTYMSWFDALNDCASSGGHLIVLDSLTKHTTVVDILNTYYHLPQFDDAYYVGASDISEEGNWKWISQNSSDFMTFKTNQPNNIDIHHPGLDADCAALRVTNRALVDEYCLQTKAYICEIN; the protein is encoded by the exons ATACAAGACCTGCTGACGCTAACATGGGAATGACATTTCAGTTTATACCAGATATTTCAATTCTGCTGTCCTCACAAACGTCCACATTTTTATGCCAAAAGGAAAGTAATCAACGACACGACTGTTTTCTACAATGTTTTAATATACCCGAATGTCTAAGTGTACTAACCACACATGAAAGTTGTTACTGTAATACGGATCTGACACCAAACAGCACCTACCATCAGAGTGATACACAGCTCTATGTTAAAAGACCTGCAAATG AATGCATGGAACGTGGATACATATACCATAAAGGTTTATGCCTTAGAAAAAGTACAACATATATGTCTTGGTTCGATGCTCTGAATGACTGTGCCAGTTCTGGAGGCCATCTCATTGTACTTGATTCGTTAACGAAACACACAACTGTAGTGGACATATTAAATACATATT atcATCTTCCACAATTTGATGACGCTTATTATGTTGGTGCTTCAGACATTTCTGAAGAAGGAAACTGGAAGTGGATTTCCCAAAATTCTTCAGATTTTATGACTTTTAAGACTAATCAACCAAATAATATTGACATTCATCATCCTGGTTTAGATGCTGATTGTGCGGCTTTAAGAGTCACTAACAGGGCATTAGTCGACGAGTATTGTTTACAAACAAAGGCATATATATGCGAAATAAATTGA